The window AACCTGGTTCTCATAAAGCCCTTGTTTTAAATCTCCTGCCTGGGCCAGGGGGCAGTAAGCCATAACAGGAACCTTATGCTGCCTCATCCAGGGAAGAAGATCATATTCAATGCCTCTGGACGCAAGGTGGTAAAGCACCTGGTTGACCGCACATTGTTTTCCCCCCGGAACCCTCCACAGCTCTTCCATGTCATGGGTATCAAAGTTGGATACGCCCCAGCCCAGGATCTTTCCCTCCTTTTTCAACTGCTCCATGCACTCCACCGTCTCTTCCAGAGGGATGCTTCCCCGCCAGTGAAGCAGATACAAGTCCAGATAATCCGTATTCAGGCGTTTCATAGTCTCAATACAGCTCTTAAATATATGCTTTCTTCCTGCATTGTGAGGATAGACCTTGGATACCAGAAACAGACCGCTCCTGTCATAGCCGGATATGGCTTCTCCGATCAGTTCTTCAGATTTTCCGTTTCCATACATTTCAGCCGTATCGATCAATGTCATCCCTGCATCAATTCCCGCCTTAAGAGCCTCTGCCTCTTTCTCGTGTTTTCCCCTCTGCTCCCCAAGGAGCCAGGTGCCCTGTCCG of the Lacrimispora indolis DSM 755 genome contains:
- a CDS encoding aldo/keto reductase; protein product: MEKMVALPDGTLVPAIGQGTWLLGEQRGKHEKEAEALKAGIDAGMTLIDTAEMYGNGKSEELIGEAISGYDRSGLFLVSKVYPHNAGRKHIFKSCIETMKRLNTDYLDLYLLHWRGSIPLEETVECMEQLKKEGKILGWGVSNFDTHDMEELWRVPGGKQCAVNQVLYHLASRGIEYDLLPWMRQHKVPVMAYCPLAQAGDLKQGLYENQVLSAIGAAHGCSISQVLLAFAIRNGDIIAIPRTGKKEHAMDNAKAGELELTEKEFSELDRAFPAPGKKVYLDIV